A stretch of Prunus dulcis chromosome 6, ALMONDv2, whole genome shotgun sequence DNA encodes these proteins:
- the LOC117631354 gene encoding protein PHOTOSYSTEM I ASSEMBLY 2, chloroplastic produces the protein MSSSSSSSHLSAIPQRLSKSSLCHFNTKSVGFHVRSNLENDSCSPGDSDHSSKPSKESQASISRRQCLTCLCSTVALISNSAISTSVPKAFALDGKERPAGCRNCGGSGAVLCDMCGGTGKWKALNRKRAKDVYEFTECPNCYGRGKLVCPVCLGTGVPNNKGLLRRPDAKQLLDKMYNGRLLPNS, from the exons atgtcatcttcttcttcttcttctcatctcTCAGCCATACCACAACGCCTGTCAAAATCCTCACTATGCCACT TCAACACAAAGTCGGTTGGGTTTCATGTAAGATCCAATCTTGAGAATGACAGCTGCAGTCCGGGGGATTCAGACCACTCTTCTAAACCATCAAAG GAATCTCAGGCCTCAATCTCTCGACGACAGTGTCTCACATGCCTATGTTCAACCGTTGCATTGATAAGCAATTCTGCAATCTCTACTTCCGTTCCAAAGGCATTTGCACTGGATGGAAAAGAGAGACCAGCTGGTTGCCGGAATTGTGGGGGAAGTGGCGCTGTGCTTT GTGATATGTGTGGTGGTACAGGAAAATGGAAAGCTCTCAATAGGAAACGGGCTAAAGATGTGTACGAGTTTACAGAATGTCCAAACTGTTACG GTCGGGGGAAACTCGTATGTCCGGTTTGTTTAGGGACCGGTGTACCGAACAACAAAGGTCTGCTTCGAAGGCCTGATGCAAAGCAGTTACTTGATAAGATGTACAATGGTCGGCTATTGCCAAACTCATAA
- the LOC117631353 gene encoding metal tolerance protein 4-like: protein MEGKLDTGGGVKSPLLASGGRSRRLSRRNSYNSLRNDFVSRLPDNVRAGIDPESPEGIDYSRTTGLNRGEKEYYETQFATLQSFEEVDSIVQADCIDEDDLEERAQHERAMKISNYANILLLGLKIYATIKSGSIAIAASTLDSLLDLLAGGILWFTHLAMKNINIYKYPIGKLRVQPVGIIIFAAIMATLGFQVLIQAVEQLVTDDPTEKMSSSQLVWLYVIMIFATVVKLALWFYCRSSGNKIVRAYAKDHYFDVVTNVVGLVAAVLANRFYWWLDPAGAILLAVYTIVNWSGTVMENAVSLVGQSAPTEFLQKLTYLVIMHPEVKRIDTVRAYTFGVLYFVEVDIELPEEIPLKEAHAIGETLQIKIEKLPEVERAFVHLDFECEHKPEHSVLVKLPNTQP from the exons ATGGAGGGAAAATTGGATACGGGTGGTGGTGTGAAATCGCCGCTGTTGGCGAGCGGTGGACGCAGTCGGCGACTGAGTCGAAGGAACTCATATAACTCACTCAGAAACGACTTCGTTTCCAGGCTCCCTGACAATGTTCGAGCTGGCATCGATCCCGAGTCGCCTGAAGGCATCGACTACTCTCGAACCACGGGCTTAAACCGAG GGGAGAAGGAATATTATGAAACCCAATTTGCAACACTTCAATCCTTTGAGGAGGTTGACTCTATAGTGCAAGCAGACTGTATCGACGAGGACGATCTCGAGGAACGAGCACAACATGAAAGAGCAATGAAGATTTCCAACTATGCTAATATACTTCTCTTGGGACTTAAG ATCTATGCTACTATAAAGAGTGGGTCCATAGCCATTGCTGCATCAACACTAGATTCTTTACTAGATCTCTTGGCTGGTGGCATACTTTGGTTTACTCACCTGGCCATGAAAAACATCAATATCTATAAATATCCTATTGGAAAATTGAGGGTTCAGCCTGTTGGCATAATCATCTTTGCTGCTATCATGGCTACACTTG GGTTTCAAGTGTTGATCCAGGCTGTCGAACAACTAGTTACAGATGATCCCACTGAAAAGATGTCCTCAAGTCAATTGGTGTGGCTGTATGTAATTATGATATTTGCTACTGTGGTAAAACTTGCACTCTGGTTTTATTGCAGGAGCTCAGGAAACAAGATCGTTCGTGCCTACGCGAAG GATCACTATTTTGATGTGGTGACGAATGTAGTAGGATTAGTTGCTGCTGTTCTTGCTAATAGGTTCTACTGGTGGCTTGATCCTGCTGGTGCTATTCTCCTTGCTGTATACACGATTGTAAATTGGTCTGGAACTGTTATGGAAAATGCAG TTTCCCTTGTGGGACAATCGGCCCCTACTGAATTCCTACAAAAACTGACATATCTTGTCATAATGCACCCTGAAGTGAAGCGTATTGACACAGTTCGTGCTTACACATTTGGTGTTCTTTATTTTGTGGAG GTTGACATTGAACTCCCAGAGGAGATACCCTTAAAAGAAGCACATGCAATTGGAGAAACCCTCCAGATAAAGATTGAGAAACTTCCCGAAGTTGAACGAGCATTTGTTCATCTTGACTTTGAATGCGAGCACAAACCAGAACATTCTGTACTCGTCAAGCTTCCAAACACACAGCCCTGA
- the LOC117631487 gene encoding GTP-binding protein BRASSINAZOLE INSENSITIVE PALE GREEN 2, chloroplastic, protein MLLLARNHSLSKLKPLLSLSLISHSFTTQTPYSHFTSIPKPHFQNPTNSQPLPFSTIFFKPFSSSKSLQLNREGNYDEATTQAHLVCPGCGVHMQDSDPKNPGFFLKPSTKDPRTYRLGAHLEHVAHEPEFNDSLKRGLIIDPEKLSSESNLVELKPEKPVVCARCHSLRHYGKVKDPTVENLLPDFDFDHTVGRKLALASGTRSVVLMVVDAADFDGSFPKKVAKLVSDTIEEHSAAWKQGKSGNVPRVVLVVTKIDLLPSSLSPTRLEHWVRTRAREGGANKLTSVHLVSAVRDWGLKNLVDDVVSLAGPRGNVWAIGAQNAGKSTLINAIGKHVEGKITHLTEAPVPGTTLGIVRVEGVLPGHTKLFDTPGLLNPHQITTRLTREEQSLVNISKELKPRTYRIKDGYSVHIAGLMRLDIEESSVDTVYVTAWASPYLPLHMGKTENACTMVEEHFGRQLQPPTGETRVKELGKWVRKEFHISGNSWDSSSVDIAAAGLGWFAVGLKGEAVLSVWTYDGIDVVLRNALLPNRSYIFEVAGFTVSKIVSKADQASNKPDHRSEKKRKQSDRKESVAC, encoded by the exons ATGCTATTGTTAGCTCGAAACCACTCTCTCTCAAAGCTAAAAcccctcctttctctctcactgATTTCCCATTCTTTCACAACCCAAACCCCATATTCTCATTTCACTTCAATCCCAAAACCCCATTTCCAAAACCCCACAAATTCTCAACCTTTACCATTCTCAACCATCTTCTTCAAACCATTCTCCTCATCTAAATCGTTGCAGTTGAACCGTGAAGGGAATTACGATGAAGCCACCACCCAAGCTCACCTCGTCTGCCCTGGTTGTGGCGTTCACATGCAGGACTCCGACCCTAAAAACCCTGGCTTCTTCCTCAAACCCTCGACAAAGGATCCAAGGACTTATCGATTGGGTGCCCATCTCGAGCATGTTGCGCACGAGCCAGAATTCAACGATTCCCTCAAAAGGGGTCTCATTATCGACCCCGAAAAGTTGAGCTCTGAATCCAATTTGGTCGAACTCAAGCCGGAGAAACCGGTGGTCTGTGCACGGTGCCACTCTCTTAGGCATTACGGTAAAGTGAAGGATCCAACGGTGGAGAACTTGCTTCccgattttgattttgatcatACGGTTGGGAGGAAGTTGGCATTAGCCTCTGGGACCCGATCAGTGGTGCTAATGGTGGTGGACGCTGCAGACTTTGATGGATCGTTTCCCAAAAAGGTTGCCAAGTTGGTTTCGGATACAATCGAGGAGCATTCAGCAGCTTGGAAACAGGGTAAGTCAGGGAATGTGCCCAGAGTGGTGCTTGTGGTAACAAAGATTGATCTTTTGCCAAGTTCATTGTCGCCAACAAGGTTAGAGCATTGGGTTAGGACAAGAGCAAGGGAGGGCGGAGCCAATAAGTTAACGAGTGTGCATTTGGTGAGTGCTGTTAGGGATTGGGGGTTGAAAAATCTTGTTGATGATGTTGTTAGCTTGGCAGGACCAAGAGGGAATGTGTGGGCAATAGGCGCACAGAATGCAGGGAAGAGTACGTTGATAAATGCAATTGGGAAGCATGTTGAAGGGAAGATTACGCATCTGACAGAAGCGCCTGTGCCCGGAACAACATTGGGAATTGTTAGAGTGGAAGGTGTACTTCCTGGTCATACCAAGTTGTTTGATACGCCGGGGCTTTTGAATCCTCATCAGATTACAACCAGGTTGACAAGAGAAGAACAGAGTCTTGTAAACATTAGCAAGGAATTGAAACCAAGGACATACAGGATCAAG GATGGTTATTCAGTTCATATCGCTGGGCTTATGAGGCTGGATATAGAAGAATCGTCAGTTGATACTGTTTATGTTACAGCATGGGCATCTCCTTATCTTCCATTACACAtgggaaaaacagaaaatgcaTGCACAATGGTAGAGGAACATTTTGGTCGTCAATTACAG CCACCAACCGGAGAGACTAGAGTCAAGGAGCTTGGGAAGTGGGTGAGAAAGGAATTTCACATCAGTGGAAACAGTTGGGATTCAAGTTCGGTGGATATTGCTGCTGCAGGTCTTGGTTGGTTTGCTGTTGGACTTAAAGGAGAGGCAGTTTTGAGTGTTTGGACGTATGATGGTATCGACGTTGTTCTACGCAATGCATTGCTTCCTAATAGATCATACATTTTTGAAGTTGCCGGTTTTACAGTCTCCAAAATTGTCTCTAAGGCTGACCAAGCTTCAAATAAGCCAGACCACCGAagtgagaagaagaggaaacaaAGTGACCGAAAGGAATCTGTTGCTTGCTGA
- the LOC117631439 gene encoding E3 ubiquitin-protein ligase SINAT2-like isoform X1, with the protein MSPGGHFCEDVAESRMAFADSDVATSTGDVRTSPFRKAAPGLLGIPGMPSNHNVHDLLECPVCMNLMCPPIHQCPNGHTLCSSCKVRVHNCCPTCRNELGNIRCLALEKVAESLDLPCRYQIYGCQDIFPYYSKLKHEKICKYRPYNCPYAGADCSVTGDIQLLMMHLKNDHKVDMHDGCTFNHRYVKSNPQEVDNATWMLTIFNCFGRQFCLHFEAFHIGTAPVYMAFLRFMGDDDEAKQFTYSLEVSGSGRKLIWQGIPRSIRDSHRKVRDSQDGLIIQRNLALFFSGGNRQELKLKVAGRIWKEH; encoded by the exons ATGTCTCCTGGAGGTCACTTCTGTGAGGATGTGGCTGAGTCTCGTATGGCGTTTGCAGATTCTGATGTTGCAACTTCCACTGGTGATGTAAGGACTTCCCCTTTCAGAAAAGCTGCCCCTGGTTTGCTTGGAATTCCTGGAATGCCATCAAACCACAATGTGCATGACCTACTCGAGTGTCCTGTTTGCATGAATTTAATGTGTCCTCCAATTCACCAG TGTCCAAATGGCCATACTCTCTGCTCGAGCTGTAAGGTTAGAGTGCACAACTGTTGCCCCACGTGTCGCAATGAACTTGGAAATATAAGATGCTTGGCACTGGAGAAAGTAGCAGAGTCGCTGGATCTTCCTTGTAGATACCAAATTTATGGTTGCCAAGATATATTCCCATACTACAGCAAGCTAAAGCATGAGAAAATCTGTAAATATCGTCCATACAACTGCCCTTATGCTGGAGCTGATTGTTCTGTCACAGGAGATATCCAACTCCTTATGATGCATCTTAAAAATGATCACAAGGTTGACATGCATGACGGATGTACTTTCAACCATAGATATGTTAAATCCAATCCCCAAGAAGTTGACAATGCTACATGGATGTTGACC ATTTTTAACTGTTTTGGGCGTCAGTTTTGCTTGCATTTTGAGGCTTTCCACATTGGAACTGCACCTGTTTACATGGCCTTCCTCCGGTTCAtgggtgatgatgatgaggcaAAGCAATTCACTTATAGTCTCGAAGTTAGCGGCAGTGGCAGAAAGCTTATATGGCAAGGAATTCCTAGGAGCATCCGAGATAGCCACAGAAAAGTTCGTGACAGTCAAGATGGACTAATCATTCAAAGGAACTTAGCACTCTTCTTCTCCGGTGGTAATAGGCAGGAACTGAAGCTGAAAGTCGCTGGTCGTATATGGAAAGAACACTGA
- the LOC117631439 gene encoding E3 ubiquitin-protein ligase SINAT2-like isoform X2 — MSPGGHFCEDVAESRMAFADSDVATSTGDVRTSPFRKAAPGLLGIPGMPSNHNVHDLLECPVCMNLMCPPIHQCPNGHTLCSSCKVRVHNCCPTCRNELGNIRCLALEKVAESLDLPCRYQIYGCQDIFPYYSKLKHEKICKYRPYNCPYAGADCSVTGDIQLLMMHLKNDHKVDMHDGCTFNHRYVKSNPQEVDNATWMLTCRFLTVLGVSFACILRLSTLELHLFTWPSSGSWVMMMRQSNSLIVSKLAAVAESLYGKEFLGASEIATEKFVTVKMD, encoded by the exons ATGTCTCCTGGAGGTCACTTCTGTGAGGATGTGGCTGAGTCTCGTATGGCGTTTGCAGATTCTGATGTTGCAACTTCCACTGGTGATGTAAGGACTTCCCCTTTCAGAAAAGCTGCCCCTGGTTTGCTTGGAATTCCTGGAATGCCATCAAACCACAATGTGCATGACCTACTCGAGTGTCCTGTTTGCATGAATTTAATGTGTCCTCCAATTCACCAG TGTCCAAATGGCCATACTCTCTGCTCGAGCTGTAAGGTTAGAGTGCACAACTGTTGCCCCACGTGTCGCAATGAACTTGGAAATATAAGATGCTTGGCACTGGAGAAAGTAGCAGAGTCGCTGGATCTTCCTTGTAGATACCAAATTTATGGTTGCCAAGATATATTCCCATACTACAGCAAGCTAAAGCATGAGAAAATCTGTAAATATCGTCCATACAACTGCCCTTATGCTGGAGCTGATTGTTCTGTCACAGGAGATATCCAACTCCTTATGATGCATCTTAAAAATGATCACAAGGTTGACATGCATGACGGATGTACTTTCAACCATAGATATGTTAAATCCAATCCCCAAGAAGTTGACAATGCTACATGGATGTTGACC TGCAGATTTTTAACTGTTTTGGGCGTCAGTTTTGCTTGCATTTTGAGGCTTTCCACATTGGAACTGCACCTGTTTACATGGCCTTCCTCCGGTTCAtgggtgatgatgatgaggcaAAGCAATTCACTTATAGTCTCGAAGTTAGCGGCAGTGGCAGAAAGCTTATATGGCAAGGAATTCCTAGGAGCATCCGAGATAGCCACAGAAAAGTTCGTGACAGTCAAGATGGACTAA
- the LOC117632309 gene encoding late embryogenesis abundant protein 1-like, translating into MASHRQSYRAGEAKGQTEEKTSQMMGSLDEKAQAVKDKTYETAQAAKERTRGALQSTKDKVQGKEEVAKDKADVAKGKARQSKEVTKQKASEEAGKAQDTAEAGKDKSEGFLQQTGESVKNMAESAADAVKSTFGMAKDEDEDTPYYRKDRD; encoded by the exons ATGGCATCTCATAGGCAGAGCTACAGGGCTGGTGAAGCCAAGGGCCAAACTGAG gAAAAGACAAGCCAGATGATGGGCTCACTAGACGAGAAGGCCCAGGCAGTAAAGGACAAGACCTACGAGACGGCCCAGGCAGCCAAAGAGAGAACAAGGGGTGCATTGCAATCAACCAAAGACAAGGTCCAAGGGAAGGAAGAAGTTGCCAAGGATAAAGCAGATGTTGCAAAGGGTAAGGCCAGGCAGAGCAAGGAGGTGACCAAGCAGAAGGCCTCGGAAGAGGCCGGAAAAGCCCAAGATACGGCGGAAGCCGGGAAGGACAAGTCTGAGGGGTTCCTCCAGCAGACTGGAGAGAGTGTGAAGAACATGGCAGAGAGTGCTGCTGATGCTGTCAAAAGTACCTTTGGCATGGCCaaggatgaagatgaagacaCTCCTTATTATAGGAAGGACAGGGACTAG